TATAGCCATTCCCGTTCTAACTTTAAGCCTTGTACCCAGAGCAATGGCTATTCCTTCGGGAAAATCGTGTAAGGCGATACCTAACATGACCAGGTATCCCAATGCTGCCCAGTTCGACGACGATGCCTCACCCTGAAACAACGTATCGGCCCAGGCAAGGGAGAATCCTCCCGATGCCAGCCCCAGTAGCCCTTCCCGCCACGTGCCCCCTACTAGTATTGAAGGCACGAGATCTAAGGCAACTACCGCCAACATCACCCCCGCGGCCAAACCCAAAAAGAAAGCAACTCCGCGGTCGCCCCACTCCTTTCGTACTAATACCAGGATCGTCCCCAGCAGGGTGCCGGCGCCTGCCGCTACGCTCCATACCAGACAATTCGAATTCACACACCGAACCCCTGTCGTTTTCTTAATATCTATGGCTAAGAATAACGATTTAGTCCAGGTAAACCGGAACCGGTGCCACCAAAAGTGGTTGAATTACTTCCAAAAGAGCTGGCAAGTCTTCCCCGCTGTTTTATAATGAAAGTGAATAGAATCAAACTATCTTCATCCTGTTAAAGAGAGCTGGCGTAGCTAAAGTGGCACGCCACATGGAGCAATGTTGGGAAGGGAGGCGATGTTTGTGACGGGTATACGGGCCCGCCCCTAGAGGGAGAAATAGTTCCCGGCAACATTCGAAACACGAATGAAGACTGTTTTCCACTTGTCTATTAGCT
The sequence above is drawn from the Syntrophothermus lipocalidus DSM 12680 genome and encodes:
- a CDS encoding ZIP family metal transporter — translated: MNSNCLVWSVAAGAGTLLGTILVLVRKEWGDRGVAFFLGLAAGVMLAVVALDLVPSILVGGTWREGLLGLASGGFSLAWADTLFQGEASSSNWAALGYLVMLGIALHDFPEGIAIALGTRLKVRTGMAIAMGVGIHNIPEGMAMAVPLLNGGVSRVRVLLQVLLVATITPLGTIAGQAAIAFFPAFLPFLLGVAAGAMLYLVFYHLIPGALRLRTRASHLGFWLGVGMIVVVTYI